Within Bdellovibrio bacteriovorus HD100, the genomic segment AATGTTATTTTCGTTAGAGCCGACTTCCAGTTTTTCCAGCTCAGAAATTGGAGCAGATCTCCACTTTGCCATAAAGTTTGGCAATGGCGGAGTCAGGCGCTTGTCGATACGGGAATCAAAACGCGAGGTGGTCGCGCAACCAAGAATCACAGAGAAGAATGTCAGGGCTAGTACTATACGAGGCATACCAACAAGGGTATGCCCATTCAGAGGAAGAAACAACCCCGCAGGGCGGAAAGCCATTCTAAAGTAGGCTTTCCGCTGCACGCGGTCTTGCAGGTCGCCTTAGAAGCGACCGCGCTGAAGAGCTTCGATACGAACTTCCAGAGGAGGGTGAGTCATGAACAATTTGGCGATTCCACCTTTGTCGCGGTTGGAAATCATCAAAGTCGCAGTCTGACCTTCTTCCGGTGGAATTGGCAGATCATACACGGAACGCAGCTTTTGCAAAGCTGCGACCATGCTGTCGCGGGAAGAATACTTCGCGCCGCCAGCATCCGCACGGAATTCGCGCTGACGAGAGAAGTAGTTCACCACGATAGAACCCAGCATTGTGAAGGCGATGTCGCCCAGGATCGTCACGGCAAAGCGAACGATCTCGCGGTATTTTTCATCCACGTTGGCAGCCACAAGGCCCGCCAGAATACGAGAGAAGAACATCGCAAAGGCATTCACGATACCCTGGATCAGAGTCATGGTCACCATGTCACCGTTGGCGATGTGGGCCACTTCGTGCGCCAGAACGCCGTCGACTTCTTTTTCATTCATTCTCTGCAAAAGTCCGGTGGAAACCGCAACCAGAGAGTTCTTTTTGGAAGGACCTGTCGCAAAAGCGTTGATGTCCACGGATTCGTAGATACCAACCTCTGGCATTTTAGGGAGCTGAGCGCGTCTTGCGAACTCATGAACTTTGTTTACCAAGTTGCGAAGTTCCGGATTTGGATTGTTGGCGTCGATGATTTTCACGCCATGGAACATCTTCGCCATCCACTTGGACATGAACAGGGAGATGAACGCGCCACCCATACCCCAAACGGCACAGAAAGCCATCAGGAACGGAATGTAAGAGTTAAGTCCCGCCATGCCCAGGAAGCGGCTGACGATAGACCAAACAATCCCGATCGTGACGATCACAAGGACGTTCGTTAATACAAATAGACCAATACGTTTCAAAAATGCCATTTATGCACTCCTTCTAGAGTCACCATTAATAATGATAACTCTAAAAGGAATGTCAATGCCATCACGTTGTGACAGGTTGTTTTTGATTTTTTTGACCGCTTCCGCCAGTGGGGGTGGTGCTAAAATGGAACTTGAGCAAATCCTTTTCGAGTTCAACACTTACGCGTCCACCGTCAACAAGACGGCCGAAAAGAAGTTCGTCCACCAAGGCTTTCTTCAGGTTTTCGTCCACGCAACGAGCCAAAGGACGCGCTCCGTAAACCTTGTCATAGCCCTTTTTCATTAGCCACTTAATCACATCTTGAGAAACGTTCAGTTCCACTTTTTTCTCAAGCAAAGTCATTTTCAGCTCGTCCACAAATTTCTGAGTGATACGGATGACCATATCTTCAGAAAGATCGCGGAAGGCCACCACGGCATCCAGGCGGTTGATGAATTCTGGCGCAAACGCTTTTTTGATCGCATCCATGGACAAAGACCCACGGTTTTCATCGATCAAACCAATGGTGCCGCGGGATGTTTCAAGGGCGCCGGCGTTGGAAGTCATCACCAGAACCACGTTCTTGAAGTCAGCCACGCGACCATTGCTGTCGGTCAAACGACCCGCATCCATCACTTGCAACAAAATATTGGTGATGTCCGGGTGCGCTTTTTCAATTTCGTCCAGCAACAAAACACAATAAGGATGTTTGTTCACGGCTTCCGTCAACAAGCCACCTTCTTCATACCCCACGTATCCCGGAGGCGCGCCGACCATACGGGCGACGGCGTGCTTTTCCATGTACTCACTCATATCAAAGCGTTCAAAGTGAACACCCATGATCGTCGCTAGCTGTCGGCAGACTTCCGTTTTACCGACACCCGTAGGGCCGGTGAACAGGAAGCTTCCGATAGGTTTGTTCGGACGGCCCAGGCCGCTGCGCGCGTACTTGATGTTCGCGACCAGGCGGTCGATGGCTTCGTCCTGACCAAAGATAAGGGCTTTGAGTTTCTTATCCAGATCACGCAGCTGCGTTTTTTCACTGGAAGAAATGCTTGCCACCGGAAGGCCGGTCATTTTGGCAATGACTTCTTCGATTTCTGGGACGCCAATTTTGATGTCTTCCGCATTTTCATATTTCAAGCGGAAGTAAGCACCGGCTTCGTCCAGAACGTCGATGGCTTTGTCCGGAAGCAGTTTTCCGTGAATGTGCTTCTGGGAAAGTTCCACAGAGGCTTGAATGGCTTCATCCGAGTAAGAGACCTGGTGGAACTCTTCATAGGATTTACGCAAGCCTTTCAGGATTTTCACGCAGTCTTCTTTGGACGGTTCGTGGATGTCGATTTTTTGGAATCGACGATTCAGCGCGCGGTCTTTTTCAAAGTACTGGCGGTATTCCGTGTGGGTGGTGGAGCCAATACAGCTGATATCCCCGCTGGCCAAGGCGGGCTTCAAAAGATTCGAAGCATCCATCGAACCCCCACTGGTCGCACCGGCACCCACAATCGTGTGGATTTCATCGATGAACAAGATGGCGTTCGGATGTTTTTCGATCTCTTTGACGACGGCTTTCAGGCGTCCTTCAAAGTCACCGCGGAACTTGGTGCCCGCAAGCAGGCCGCCCAGATCTAAAGAGTAAATAACGGCATTTTTCAGTTTTTCAGGAACCTGGTTTTGCACGATTTTTTGCGCCAAACCTTCCGCGATCGCGGTTTTACCCACGCCGGGTTCGCCGATCAAAAGCGGATTGTTTTTGGTGCGACGGCAAAGCACTTGAATGGTTCTTTCAATGACGTCTTCCCGGCCAATCAGGGGGTCTAATTTTCCCTGTTTGGCGCGTTCGTTCAAGTTGACGCAGAAACTTTCAAGCGGGGAGCCGCGGGTTTCATCCATGCCCTCGGCTTGGTATTCGGCCGATCTTGGTGCGGAGGCCGACGGGATGTCGTGATCTTTACCGTCTTTGGTGATCCCGTGAGAGATAAAGTTGATGATGTCAAACTGGGTCAATCCTTGGCGAGCCAGGGCAAAGGCGGCGTGGGAATCTTGTTCATAGAACAAAGACACCAACAGGCTTCCTTCAGAAATCTGATTGCGTCCGGCGCTTTTCATCTGAATTGCCGCACGCTGAATCAGTCGATGGCAGGCGAGGGTGAACTCAGGGGTCCAGGATTCAAAGCCTCCATAGGATCCCAATTGTTCATCGGTGATTTGCGGAATACCGACCTTCAGGTGATCGCGCAGATCCTGTTTTAGTTTCTGCACATTGACTGCACAGGCTTCCAGAATTTCCACCATCACGGGGGATTCGGACAGGATGAGGAGTATGTGCTCCAGAGTCACAAATTCGTGTCGGTTGCGTTTGGCGAGTTCCGTGGCTTCGGCGAGCTTGCGCTCAAGTTCTCGGCTCATCATGCTTCCTCCTCCAGTGTGCTCTTTAGGGGGTACTGATTGAGTTGCGCGAATTGGTTGACCTGCATCACCTTCATCTCGGCAATCTCAAGGCTGAAGACCCCTGCGACACCTGCACCCTTCTTATGAACATCTAACATTATTTCAGTGGCTTGCTCTTCTGTTTTCGCAAAAAAGCGACGCAATACAAGGACGACAAAGTCCATGGGCGTGTAGTCATCGTTGAGTAGGATCACCTTGTACATCTTCGGAGTGTCTAGTTTTGGGACAAGCTGGACGCCCGCTTCCCCCTCGGGAGATGCAAAAGGATAGTTGCTGTTGCTGTCTTTTTTATTGTTACCCATGTGTTTATTCTACCTTATGACTCAATTTGAGCACTCTTTCGTGTCTGGCAAGTCTAGCAGAGTGAAAAAAGCTGGTTATAGGTCGAGAGTGCTACGTGTCCCTTACATAATAAACATGAAACAAATTACTCAGTCTTATTCGAGACAGGACCTTGATTTCACCATTCGAATTTGACACACTTATGTGGGTAAACAGTTAGTAAAAGAACCATGGAGGTCTTTAAATGTTTTCAGTTAGCAGAAAATCTCAAAGCGGTTTCTCGCTTGTAGAGTTGATGGTCGTTGTTGCGATCATCGGTGTTTTGGCGTCTATCGCCGTTCCAGCAATCAACAAATACTTGGCGAAAGCTCGTCAGTCCGAAGCTAAGACAAACTTGTCTTCTTTGTACACGTCAGAGAAAGCTTTCTATGCAGAGTACACTGCATACCATACAATGTTTGGTGCTATCGGTTACTCTCCAGAAGGTAAATTGAGATACAACGTTGGATTCAATGCGCCGGGTGCTCCAGAGGCGGGTGCTACCAACGGTTATAACAATCCACCGACAGCGGCTCCGGGGAATACGCGCAATACGGCTGCATATTGCGGTACTACTGGTGTTATTGGTGCTGCGGGTTGTACTGTGCTAGCGGGTGCAACTAATGCCGTGGTGCCAGGTTTGCCTGCAACATTGCTGAATGGTACCCAATTCCGTGCGGCAGCAATTGCTGTTATTCATACTGCTATGCCTGCAGGTGACGTTTGGACGATTGATCAGAATAAAGATCTTCGTAATCCGACGCCAGGTATCCCATAGGTTTTTCATGGATAGTGTGTTAACTAATCTAACACATCTGCAAAAAACAAAAATCCCAAGCGTTTTGCTTGGGATTTTTGCGTTGTTGATGGTGTGTTCTACGGTTAACTACAACTTTTCTAGTCCTACTGCGCATCAGCGTCAGTTGATAGCTCCTCCTCCGATGGTTGAGCACTTGAGTTTTGGTTATCAGGAAGCAATCGCTAATATTCTCTGGATCAGGGCGGTTCAGGACTTTGATTATTGTGATCGAGAAATTGCTGATAGAGTCTGCCTGAATAATTCGTGGCTTTATAAAATGCTAGATGCAATTACCAATCTTTCGCCACATTTTCGTATTCCCTATGCAGCTGGTGCTTTAGCCTTAACTGTAATTATCACTGATATTGACGGTGCGACAAAGATCTTCGACAAAGGCGTCAAAGCGTTCCCAAATGACTGGCCGATTCTGTATCGTGCCGCCTATCACTATATGTACGAAGTTAAAGACAACAAACGTGCCGCCGAACTGTTGATTCAAGCAGGCAAGAATGGCGCGCCACCATGGGTGTTCACCTTGGCAGGCCGTTTGTATTCAGACGCGGGCAATCTAGAGCTTGCAGAGTCCGTCCTTCAAGACATGATCAACACCGAACAAGATCCGGTTCTGATCAAGCGCCTTCAAGACAAAATTCAATCAATGAAACAGAAATAGAGGTTTCCGTTGTTCAGGAAGTGGGATGGAAATTGTCTTTGCGTGCCCAATGAGTCTGCATATAAAATAAACTCATTGGTGGTCTATGCAGTATGTGTTTCTGGGCAAACAAGCTAAACGCGGAACCACGGTCATCTATGATTTGATCCTGAACCGCGATGCTATGGGGCGCATTGACGGCAAAACCCAGGTGATGAACGCGGTCACCGACAATTACGTTTATACCTTTGATAGCACCGGTCGCTTGACTCAAACTAATAAGAACTCTGCGACAGTTGCCACTTACAGCTATGACAGCAATAGCAACCGCAACGGCGGAACCATCGGAGCACAGCCAACCACAGCTACTTACGACGACCAGGACCGCCTGCTGACCTATAACACCTTGTCGTTCACCTACAACGCAAACGGTGACTTGCTGACTAAAACCAATAGCGTCACAAGTACGACGACCCAATACGTTTACGACGTGTTCGGCAATCTGACTCAAGTGACCCTGCCATCGGGGGCCGTGATCACCTACGAGATCGATGCCTTGAACCGCAGAACTGGGAAGCTCGTAAACGGAGTCGTGCAGAAACGCTGGATCTATATGGATCAGTACAGAATCGCAGCCGAACTGAACGCGGCGGGGACTATTACAAAGCGTTTCATCTATGCTTCAAAAGGAAATATTCCTGATTACATGATCGCATCCGGAGTGAAATACAGAATCATTTCCGATCACCTCGGTTCACCACGTCTGGTGGTCAAACAATCCGATGGCACAGTAATCCAAAGAATGGACCACGATGAATACGGCCGAGTGATCGCAGACACCAACCCAGGTTATCTGCCGTTTGGTTTCGCTGGGGGATTGTACGACCATCAGACGAGCCTAGTAAGATTTGGAGCCCGTGACTACGATTCAGAAGTTGGACGTTGGACCTCGAAGGATCCGATTCTGTTTAAAGGTGGAGATAGTAATCTCTATGGATATGTTTTAAATGATCCGGTAAACTTCGTTGATCCAAATGGCCTGATGGTAATTTCGATTTCTTGGGGAAGTTCCTTTTTTGCTTCCAACTCACCTGGAAGTGCGACCGGGAAATCGGGGTCACTGTCCTCGGGTATAGCGTTCGATACTAGTTCAGGCAAGTTCTTTACCTTCCATACAAGTGGTCATGGAACAGATGCGATAGGACTTGTTGCTGGTACCGGAGTTTCTCTTGGTATATCCTCGGGAGGTATCGATGAGTTTTTTGGAAAGGCTCCGGTATCTTCTGCTGCGGTAGGGGCAATATTCGGGGGGGCGGGGTTTTCGTACTCAAGCTCAGCCTCTGGGCCTGGGGTTTCTTTTGATTTGATAGGGCCAGGGCTTGGAGCCGGTGGCGGAGTTCAGGAGGTTATAACATGTCCGGGATTTGCGCAGTGAGGTTAGGATTTGGAGTTTTCTAGTCAGTTATTATTGGGGCTTGGCTTCTTAATTGGGCTTGCAGTGTTTGTGCATTATATTTTTCGTCTGACGCCTTGTTACCCCAAGGCGATGGAAAAAAGGTATTTGTGCATCCACTACTCGTTAGTGACTTTATTTATTGGTTATATATTGATTCTGGGTATTTTCGGAAAAATCTTTGGAGTTTCTTTTTGATTTGTAAAGAATAAGATCCGCTTCCTAGCGGCTGCAAAAAATGTAGCAGCTTTTTATTTCGAGGCTCTTTGTTTAAATTAGAGCTAGTCAGTGATAAGCCCCGTGCAATTTAAGGTAGCTCTAAAAGAGCCTTCTTAGAAACCGCCTTTTCAATCGCCGACAGCCGACTTTCAGTCGAAGGTTTGCTCATGATTCGCGTAGAAACTTCTGTGGTTCTGCTTAGGCCGCTTCCAAAGACACCTTAAACTTAATTCCAGCCCTTTGAAGCTGATCCTGCAAGGACAAGCTGATGAAAACCTTCGGTGGATAGCCTAGCTTTTTTGCAAAACTCAGAGCGCGTTCCGGTGAAACGAACTTATGACCTCGTTCAAGCTGCGAAAGATGAGCATTAGTGATGCCAAGTTTTTTGGCCATTTCGGCCTGAGTCATTTCGTCAGAAAGGCGAATGGCTTGAAGGGTAGCTCCAAAACTTACAGGCTCACCAATGATTTTATCTAGAAATTTAATTGCATCACTTTTTTTAGTACTCATGTTTATTTACCTCCAGGACTTCCAGGAATTCCACAGCGCCATCAGCACGCAAAGTATAAATGGCCCGATAAGCCTTGTTCAGTCGAATCGATCGTTGTCCAACACGGGATCCTTTAAGAGGTTCATCATGCAGGGCAGGGCTTTTGCGAGCTTCCGCCAATCCCACTTTCTCTATACTCAGCACCCAAAGTCTAAACTTTACGACAATATGCTTTGGAACTTTCAACAAGTCTGCCTTGGCTTTCTTGCTAAGGCGTACCTCGTGAATCACGCTTCCTCCAATTTAACCAATTTAGTTAAGTTATTCAAGACCACTTGAAAATCTTCCCAATCAGCAAAAGAAATGCGAACCCAAGTCCAAATTCCCGGCAAATAAGCCCTGTACTCAAG encodes:
- a CDS encoding type IV pilin protein gives rise to the protein MFSVSRKSQSGFSLVELMVVVAIIGVLASIAVPAINKYLAKARQSEAKTNLSSLYTSEKAFYAEYTAYHTMFGAIGYSPEGKLRYNVGFNAPGAPEAGATNGYNNPPTAAPGNTRNTAAYCGTTGVIGAAGCTVLAGATNAVVPGLPATLLNGTQFRAAAIAVIHTAMPAGDVWTIDQNKDLRNPTPGIP
- the clpS gene encoding ATP-dependent Clp protease adapter ClpS, with amino-acid sequence MGNNKKDSNSNYPFASPEGEAGVQLVPKLDTPKMYKVILLNDDYTPMDFVVLVLRRFFAKTEEQATEIMLDVHKKGAGVAGVFSLEIAEMKVMQVNQFAQLNQYPLKSTLEEEA
- a CDS encoding helix-turn-helix domain-containing protein produces the protein MSTKKSDAIKFLDKIIGEPVSFGATLQAIRLSDEMTQAEMAKKLGITNAHLSQLERGHKFVSPERALSFAKKLGYPPKVFISLSLQDQLQRAGIKFKVSLEAA
- a CDS encoding type II toxin-antitoxin system RelE family toxin, whose translation is MIHEVRLSKKAKADLLKVPKHIVVKFRLWVLSIEKVGLAEARKSPALHDEPLKGSRVGQRSIRLNKAYRAIYTLRADGAVEFLEVLEVNKHEY
- a CDS encoding tetratricopeptide repeat protein — encoded protein: MDSVLTNLTHLQKTKIPSVLLGIFALLMVCSTVNYNFSSPTAHQRQLIAPPPMVEHLSFGYQEAIANILWIRAVQDFDYCDREIADRVCLNNSWLYKMLDAITNLSPHFRIPYAAGALALTVIITDIDGATKIFDKGVKAFPNDWPILYRAAYHYMYEVKDNKRAAELLIQAGKNGAPPWVFTLAGRLYSDAGNLELAESVLQDMINTEQDPVLIKRLQDKIQSMKQK
- a CDS encoding RHS repeat domain-containing protein; protein product: MQYVFLGKQAKRGTTVIYDLILNRDAMGRIDGKTQVMNAVTDNYVYTFDSTGRLTQTNKNSATVATYSYDSNSNRNGGTIGAQPTTATYDDQDRLLTYNTLSFTYNANGDLLTKTNSVTSTTTQYVYDVFGNLTQVTLPSGAVITYEIDALNRRTGKLVNGVVQKRWIYMDQYRIAAELNAAGTITKRFIYASKGNIPDYMIASGVKYRIISDHLGSPRLVVKQSDGTVIQRMDHDEYGRVIADTNPGYLPFGFAGGLYDHQTSLVRFGARDYDSEVGRWTSKDPILFKGGDSNLYGYVLNDPVNFVDPNGLMVISISWGSSFFASNSPGSATGKSGSLSSGIAFDTSSGKFFTFHTSGHGTDAIGLVAGTGVSLGISSGGIDEFFGKAPVSSAAVGAIFGGAGFSYSSSASGPGVSFDLIGPGLGAGGGVQEVITCPGFAQ
- the clpA gene encoding ATP-dependent Clp protease ATP-binding subunit ClpA, with product MMSRELERKLAEATELAKRNRHEFVTLEHILLILSESPVMVEILEACAVNVQKLKQDLRDHLKVGIPQITDEQLGSYGGFESWTPEFTLACHRLIQRAAIQMKSAGRNQISEGSLLVSLFYEQDSHAAFALARQGLTQFDIINFISHGITKDGKDHDIPSASAPRSAEYQAEGMDETRGSPLESFCVNLNERAKQGKLDPLIGREDVIERTIQVLCRRTKNNPLLIGEPGVGKTAIAEGLAQKIVQNQVPEKLKNAVIYSLDLGGLLAGTKFRGDFEGRLKAVVKEIEKHPNAILFIDEIHTIVGAGATSGGSMDASNLLKPALASGDISCIGSTTHTEYRQYFEKDRALNRRFQKIDIHEPSKEDCVKILKGLRKSYEEFHQVSYSDEAIQASVELSQKHIHGKLLPDKAIDVLDEAGAYFRLKYENAEDIKIGVPEIEEVIAKMTGLPVASISSSEKTQLRDLDKKLKALIFGQDEAIDRLVANIKYARSGLGRPNKPIGSFLFTGPTGVGKTEVCRQLATIMGVHFERFDMSEYMEKHAVARMVGAPPGYVGYEEGGLLTEAVNKHPYCVLLLDEIEKAHPDITNILLQVMDAGRLTDSNGRVADFKNVVLVMTSNAGALETSRGTIGLIDENRGSLSMDAIKKAFAPEFINRLDAVVAFRDLSEDMVIRITQKFVDELKMTLLEKKVELNVSQDVIKWLMKKGYDKVYGARPLARCVDENLKKALVDELLFGRLVDGGRVSVELEKDLLKFHFSTTPTGGSGQKNQKQPVTT
- the htpX gene encoding protease HtpX, which gives rise to MAFLKRIGLFVLTNVLVIVTIGIVWSIVSRFLGMAGLNSYIPFLMAFCAVWGMGGAFISLFMSKWMAKMFHGVKIIDANNPNPELRNLVNKVHEFARRAQLPKMPEVGIYESVDINAFATGPSKKNSLVAVSTGLLQRMNEKEVDGVLAHEVAHIANGDMVTMTLIQGIVNAFAMFFSRILAGLVAANVDEKYREIVRFAVTILGDIAFTMLGSIVVNYFSRQREFRADAGGAKYSSRDSMVAALQKLRSVYDLPIPPEEGQTATLMISNRDKGGIAKLFMTHPPLEVRIEALQRGRF